In a genomic window of Phalacrocorax aristotelis chromosome 8, bGulAri2.1, whole genome shotgun sequence:
- the LOC142061377 gene encoding protocadherin alpha-2-like, translating to MGVWWGPVVRVLVLQAAWALVGGQVRYSVPEEAKAGTVVGRLAQDLGLEAVDAEARRLRLVAQGRRASVEVSGASGALVVSSRLDREELCGKSAPCALRLEVLVERPLRVFHVELEVTDINDNAPLFPAARKNLNLSENSPPGSRFPLEGASDADIGANAQLSYTLSPSEHFNLDVKSADVKRNSVFLVLAKPLDREAVAVHRLVVTASDGGRPPLTGTMEVVISVLDANDNAPQFNQSVYKVQLPESAAEGTLVARVNATDPDVGSNADVIFSASNIFPPGRLNLFSLNPRTGEIRLTGALDYEDVRSYEIQIEATDEGTPPLSGHCSVELELLDVNDNAPEVWVTSLSVPVPEDAAVGTVVALLSVSDRDSGANGRVRCAAWPPSPFGLVATFAGSYSLVLRESLDRERVAEYEVEVRAEDGGVPPLRASRAVRVPVSDVNDNAPAFAQAVYTVLARENNAAGAELARLWARDPDEAGNGRVSYSVAEGGGGGAAAVVGGWRPASSYVSVDAESGRLWALQPLDYEEVQVLQFEVRAVDAGEPPLCGNATVQVFVVDENDNAPALLPAAGGGPWAGASGEAAASGPGSGALWAWAAWGAPAGQVVAKIRAVDADSGYNAWLRYELWEPREKGPFRVGLYSGEVSTARALEEADGPRQRLVIVVRDHGEPARSATATLSVSLVEGAEAALAAAGSSSSSSSPSSSGAGLRPAAGAEGGAAAAAAAAATTNVWLVVAICAVSSLFLLAVVLYGASRWAPRAAVLSGPGPATLVCASEVGSWSYSQRQSRSLCVADGAGKSDLMVFSPNFPPPAGPAAKETQPEPPALLDTVSGPAFLASRPFPLFASLARVAVLARRLGRRWWEPGSAPGPAGGGCWSGA from the coding sequence atggGCGTGTGGTGGGGGCCCGTGGTGCgtgtgctggtgctgcaggcGGCCTGGGCGCTGGTCGGCGGGCAGGTGCGCTACTCGGTGCCGGAGGAAGCCAAGGCCGGGACGGTGGTGGGGCGTCTGGCGCAGGACCTGGGCCTGGAGGCGGTGGATGCGGAGGCGCGGCGGCTGCGGCTGGTGGCGCAGGGCCGGCGGGCGAGCGTGGAGGTGAGCGGGGCGAGCGGGGCGCTGGTGGTGAGCTCGCGGCTGGACCGGGAGGAGCTGTGCGGGAAGAGCGCACCGTGCGCCCTGCgcctggaggtgctggtggaGCGGCCGCTGCGCGTCTTCCACGTGGAGCTGGAGGTGACCGACATCAACGACAACGCCCCGCTCTTCCCCGCCGCCCggaaaaatctgaatttatcAGAGAACTCCCCTCCCGGGTCTCGGTTCCCGCTGGAGGGCGCGTCGGATGCAGATATCGGAGCCAACGCGCAGCTCTCCTACACACTCAGCCCCAGCGAGCACTTTAACCTCGATGTTAAATCTGCTGATGTAAAGAGGAATTCTGTGTTTCTGGTGCTCGCGAAACCGCTGGACCGGGAGGCGGTGGCTGTGCACCGGTTGGTGGTGACGGCGAGTGACGGGGGCCGGCCGCCGCTGACGGGCACGATGGAGGTGGTGATCTCGGTGCTGGACGCGAACGACAACGCGCCCCAGTTCAACCAGTCGGTGTATAAAGTGCAGCTGCCGGAGAGCGCTGCAGAGGGGACGCTGGTGGCTCGGGTGAACGCCACGGATCCGGACGTGGGAAGCAATGCGGACGTGATATTCTCTGCCAGCAATATATTTCCTCCAGGGCGCTtaaaccttttcagtttaaatccGAGGACAGGCGAGATCCGGCTCACGGGAGCCCTGGACTATGAAGACGTCCGTTCATACGAGATACAGATCGAAGCGACAGATGAGGGGACGCCCCCGCTGTCGGGTCACTGTAGCGTGGAGCTGGAGTTGCTGGACGTGAACGACAACGCGCCGGAGGTGTGGGTGACGTCGCTGTCGGTGCCGGTGCCGGAGGACGCGGCGGTGGGGACGGTGGTGGCGCTGCTGAGCGTGTCGGACCGGGACTCGGGGGCGAACGGTCGGGTGCGCTGCGCGGCGTGGCCGCCGTCGCCGTTCGGGCTGGTGGCGACGTTCGCGGGCTCGTACTCGCTGGTGCTGCGGGAGTCGCTGGACCGGGAGCGGGTGGCGGAGTACGAGGTGGAGGTGCGGGCGGAGGACGGCGGGGTGCCGCCGCTGCGCGCCAGCCGCGCGGTGCGGGTGCCGGTGTCGGACGTGAACGACAACGCGCCGGCGTTCGCGCAGGCCGTGTACACGGTGCTGGCGCGGGAGAACAACGCGGCGGGCGCGGAGCTGGCGCGGCTGTGGGCGCGGGACCCGGACGAGGCGGGCAACGGGCGCGTGAGCTACTCGGTggcggagggcggcggcgggggcgcggcggcggtgGTCGGGGGGTGGCGCCCGGCGTCGAGCTACGTGTCGGTGGACGCGGAGAGCGGGCGGCTGTGGGCGCTGCAGCCGTTGGACTACGAGGAGGTGCAGGTGCTGCAGTTCGAGGTGCGGGCGGTGGACGCGGGGGAGCCGCCGCTGTGCGGCAACGCCACGGTGCAGGTCTTCGTGGTGGACGAGAACGACAACGCGCCGGCGCTgctgccggcggcgggcggcgggccgTGGGCCGGGGCGTCGGGCGAGGCGGCGGCGTCGGGGCCGGGCTCGGGGGCGTTGTGGGCGTGGGCGGCGTGGGGGGCGCCGGCGGGGCAGGTGGTGGCGAAGATCCGCGCGGTGGACGCGGACTCGGGCTACAACGCGTGGCTGCGCTACGAGCTGTGGGAGCCGCGGGAGAAGGGCCCGTTCCGCGTGGGGCTGTACAGCGGCGAGGTGAGCACGGCGCGGGCGCTGGAGGAGGCGGACGGCCCGCGGCAGAGGCTGGTGATCGTGGTGCGGGACCACGGGGAGCCGGCGCGCTCGGCCACGGCCACGCTGAGCGTGTCGCTGGTGGAGGGCGCCGAGGCGGCGCTGGCGGCCGCGGGCTCGTCCTCGTCCTCGTCGTCCCCGTCCTCGTCGGgggcggggctgcggccggcggcgggcgcggagggcggcgcggcggcggcggcggcggcggcggcgacgaCGAACGTGTGGCTGGTGGTGGCCATCTGCGCGGTGTCGAGCCTGTTCCTGCTGGCGGTGGTGCTGTACGGGGCGTCGCGGTGGGCGCCGCGGGCGGCCGTGCTGTCGGGGCCCGGGCCGGCGACGCTGGTGTGCGCCAGCGAAGTGGGGAGCTGGTCGTACTCGCAGCGCCAGAGCCGGAGCCTGTGCGTGGCGGACGGCGCGGGCAAGAGCGACCTGATGGTTTTCAGCCCCAACTTCCCGCCGCCGGCCGGTCCCGCGGCGAAGGAGACGCAGCCGGAGCCGCCCGCTCTCCTGGACACGGTCAGTGGCCCTGCCTTTCTCGCCTCTcgccccttccccctttttgCTAGTCTCGCCCGAGTCGCCGTTCTCGCCCGCCGCCTGGGCAGGCGGTGGTGGGAGCCGGGCTCAGCCCCGGGGCCTGCGGGCGGTGGGTGCTGGTCGGGTGCTTAG
- the LOC142061296 gene encoding LOW QUALITY PROTEIN: protocadherin alpha-2-like (The sequence of the model RefSeq protein was modified relative to this genomic sequence to represent the inferred CDS: inserted 2 bases in 2 codons; deleted 5 bases in 5 codons) — protein RVEAAGGGDGRVVGAVVRVLVLQAAWALVGGQVRYSVPEEAKAGTVVGRLAQDLGLEAVDAEARRLRLVAQGRRASVEVSGASGALVVSSRLDREELCGKSAPCALRLEVLVERPLRVFHVELEVTDINDNAPLFPAARKNLSIAESSLPGSRFPLEGASDADIGANAQLSYTLSPSEHFSVEEENVNSRSKSLFLVLAKPLDRETVAVHRLVXTASDGGRPPLTGTMEVVISVLDANDNAPQFNQSVYNMLLPEDALRGTLVARVIATDPDEGINGEVIYEIDTLNPPPSSDIFSIDAKSGEIRLAGALDFETVILYDLHIKATDKGTPPLSGHCKVVLEVLDVNDNAPEVWVTSLSVPVPEDAAVGTVVALLSVSDRDSGANGRVRCAAWPPSPFGLVATFAGSYSLVLRESLDRERVAEYEVEVRAEDGGAPPLRASRAVRVPVSDVNDNAPAFAQAVYTVLARENNAAGAELARLWARDPDEAGNGRVSYSVAEGGGGGAAAVVGGWRPASSYVSVDAESGRLWALQPLDYEEVQVLQFEVRAVDAGEPPLCGNATVQVFVVDENDNAPALLPAAGGGPWAGASGEAAASGPGSGALWAWAAWGAPAGQVVAKIRAVDADSGYNAWLRYELWEPREKGPFRVGLYSGEVSTARALEEADGPRQRLVIVVRDHGEPARSATATLSVSLVEGAEAALAAAGSSSSSSSSSPSSSGAGLRPAAAAEGGAAAAAAAAAATTNVWLVVAICAVSSLFLLAVVLYGASRWAPRAAVLSGPGPATLACASEVGSWSYSQRQSRXLCVADGAGKSDLMVFSPNFPPPPGPAAKETQPEPPALLDTVSGPAFLASRPFPLFASLARVAVLARRLGRRWWEPGSAPGPAGGGCWSGA, from the exons cgggtggaggcggcgggcggcggcgatGGGCGTGTGGTGGGGGCCGTGGTGCgtgtgctggtgctgcaggcGGCCTGGGCGCTGGTCGGCGGGCAGGTGCGCTACTCGGTGCCGGAGGAAGCCAAGGCCGGGACGGTGGTGGGGCGTCTGGCGCAGGACCTGGGCCTGGAGGCGGTGGATGCGGAGGCGCGGCGGCTGCGGCTGGTGGCGCAGGGCCGGCGGGCGAGCGTGGAGGTGAGCGGGGCGAGCGGGGCGCTGGTGGTGAGCTCGCGTCTGGACCGGGAGGAGCTGTGCGGGAAGAGCGCGCCGTGCGCCCTGCgcctggaggtgctggtggaGCGGCCGCTGCGCGTCTTCCACGTGGAGCTGGAGGTGACCGACATCAACGACAACGCCCCGCTCTTCCCCGCCGCC CGGAAAAACCTCAGCATCGCGGAATCGTCGCTGCCGGGGTCTCGGTTCCCGCTGGAGGGCGCGTCGGATGCAGATATCGGAGCCAACGCGCAGCTCTCCTACACACTCAGCCCCAGCGAGCATTTCAGCGTAGAGGAAGAAAACGTTAACTCGCGTAGTAAATCGCTGTTTCTGGTGCTTGCGAAACCGCTGGACCGGGAGACGGTGGCTGTGCACCGGTTGG TGACGGCGAGTGACGGGGGCCGGCCGCCGCTGACGGGCACGATGGAGGTGGTGATCTCGGTGCTGGACGCGAACGACAACGCGCCCCAGTTCAACCAGTCGGTGTACAACATGCTTTTGCCCGAAGACGCC TTACGAGGGACACTGGTGGCTCGGGTGATTGCCACGGATCCGGACGAGGGAATAAATGGAGAAGTGATTTATGAAATTGATACATTAAATCCTCCCCCATCATCAGATATATTCAGCATCGATGCGAAGAGCGGGGAGATCCGGCTCGCGGGCGCCCTGGACTTTGAGACAGTTATTTTGTATGACCTACACATTAAGGCGACAGATAAGGGGACACCCCCGCTGTCGGGTCACTGCAAGGTGGTGTTGGAGGTGCTGGACGTGAACGACAACGCGCCGGAGGTGTGGGTGACGTCGCTGTCGGTGCCGGTGCCGGAGGACGCGGCGGTGGGGACGGTGGTGGCGCTGCTGAGCGTGTCGGACCGGGAC TCGGGGGCGAACGGTCGGGTGCGCTGCGCGGCGTGGCCGCCGTCGCCGTTCGGGCTGGTGGCGACGTTCGCGGGCTCGTACTCGCTGGTGCTGCGGGAGTCGCTGGACCGGGAGCGGGTGGCGGAGTACGAGGTGGAGGTGCGGGCGGAGGACGGCGGGGCGCCGCCGCTGCGCGCCAGCCGCGCGGTGCGGGTGCCGGTGTCGGACGTGAACGACAACGCGCCGGCGTTCGCGCAGGCCGTGTACACGGTGCTGGCGCGGGAGAACAACGCGGCGGGCGCGGAGCTGGCGCGGCTGTGGGCGCGGGACCCGGACGAGGCGGGCAAC GGGCGCGTGAGCTACTCGGTggcggagggcggcggcgggggcgcggcggcggtgGTCGGGGGGTGGCGCCCGGCGTCGAGCTACGTGTCGGTGGACGCGGAGAGC GGGCGGCTGTGGGCGCTGCAGCCGTTGGACTACGAGGAGGTGCAGGTGCTGCAGTTCGAGGTGCGGGCGGTGGACGCGGGGGAGCCGCCGCTGTGCGGCAACGCCACGGTGCAGGTCTTCGTGGTGGACGAGAACGACAACGCGCCGGCGCTgctgccggcggcgggcggcgggccgTGGGCCGGGGCGTCGGGCGAGGCGGCGGCGTCGGGGCCGGGCTCGGGGGCGTTGTGGGCGTGGGCGGCGTGGGGGGCGCCGGCGGGGCAGGTGGTGGCGAAGATCCGCGCGGTGGACGCGGACTCGGGCTACAACGCGTGGCTGCGCTACGAGCTGTGGGAGCCGCGGGAGAAGGGCCCGTTCCGCGTGGGGCTGTACAGCGGCGAGGTGAGCACGGCGCGGGCGCTGGAGGAGGCGGACGGCCCGCGGCAGAGGCTGGTGATCGTGGTGCGGGACCACGGGGAGCCGGCGCGCTCGGCCACGGCCACGCTGAGCGTGTCGCTGGTGGAGGGCGCCGAGGCGGCGCTGGCGGCCGCGGGCTCGTCCTCGTCCTCGTCCTCGTCGTCCCCGTCCTCGTCGGgggcggggctgcggccggcggcg gccgcggagggcggcgcggcggcggcggcggcggcggcggcggcgacgaCGAACGTGTGGCTGGTGGTGGCCATCTGCGCGGTGTCGAGCCTGTTCCTGCTGGCGGTGGTGCTGTACGGGGCGTCGCGGTGGGCGCCGCGGGCGGCCGTGCTGTCGGGGCCCGGGCCGGCGACGCTGGCGTGCGCCAGCGAAGTGGGGAGCTGGTCGTACTCGCAGCGCCAGAGCC GCCTGTGCGTGGCGGACGGCGCGGGCAAGAGCGACCTGATGGTTTTCAGCCCCAActtcccgccgccgcccggtcCCGCGGCGAAGGAGACGCAGCCGGAGCCGCCCGCTCTCCTGGACACGGTCAGTGGCCCTGCCTTTCTCGCCTCTcgccccttccccctttttgCTAGTCTCGCCCGAGTCGCCGTTCTCGCCCGCCGCCTGGGCAGGCGGTGGTGGGAGCCGGGCTCAGCCCCGGGGCCTGCGGGCGGTGGGTGCTGGTCGGGTGCTTAG